In a single window of the Anaerocolumna cellulosilytica genome:
- the galE gene encoding UDP-glucose 4-epimerase GalE, which produces MTILVLGGAGYIGSHTTYELIDKGNDVVIVDNLETGYKQAVHPKARFYQGDIRNREFIDSVFDKEEIDAVIHFAANSLVGESMENPLKYYDNNVYGTKVLLESMVAHNINKIVFSSTAATYGEPERIPILETDKTEPTNTYGETKLSMEKMFKWTDKAHGIRYVSLRYFNACGAHKSGEIGEAHNPESHLIPLILQVPNHKREAINIYGDDYDTKDGTCIRDYIHVTDLAMAHILAVKYLMEGNESNIFNLGNGIGFTVKEVIEAARKVTGSEIPAIVAPRRAGDPAKLIASSEKAKRILGWKPQFEDIEDIIASAWKWHQSHPNGFNDNSSKN; this is translated from the coding sequence ATGACAATATTAGTATTAGGAGGAGCAGGTTATATCGGCTCCCACACAACGTATGAATTGATTGACAAAGGAAATGATGTTGTAATTGTAGATAACTTGGAAACCGGTTACAAACAGGCAGTACATCCCAAAGCGCGTTTTTATCAAGGAGATATTCGTAACAGAGAATTTATTGACAGCGTGTTTGATAAAGAAGAAATAGACGCGGTCATCCATTTTGCAGCGAACTCACTGGTTGGGGAAAGTATGGAAAATCCTCTTAAATATTATGACAACAACGTGTACGGTACCAAAGTATTATTAGAATCCATGGTGGCTCATAATATTAATAAAATCGTATTTTCCTCAACCGCAGCCACTTATGGAGAACCAGAAAGAATTCCTATCCTTGAAACAGATAAAACAGAACCCACCAATACTTACGGAGAAACCAAACTGTCTATGGAAAAAATGTTTAAATGGACAGATAAGGCACATGGCATCCGTTATGTATCTCTGCGTTATTTTAACGCCTGCGGTGCACATAAAAGCGGAGAAATCGGAGAAGCACATAATCCTGAATCTCATTTAATTCCACTGATTTTGCAAGTACCCAATCATAAGCGGGAAGCCATTAACATATATGGTGATGATTATGATACGAAAGATGGTACCTGTATTAGAGACTACATTCATGTAACAGACCTGGCTATGGCACATATACTTGCCGTAAAATACTTAATGGAAGGGAATGAAAGTAATATCTTTAACCTTGGTAACGGTATCGGTTTTACCGTAAAGGAAGTAATCGAAGCAGCCAGAAAAGTAACAGGTTCTGAAATTCCTGCTATAGTTGCCCCCCGAAGAGCGGGTGATCCTGCAAAGTTAATTGCCTCCAGTGAAAAAGCTAAGCGTATATTAGGATGGAAACCACAGTTTGAAGACATTGAAGATATTATTGCTTCTGCCTGGAAATGGCATCAGAG
- a CDS encoding galactokinase, with the protein MKEKLLQEFAKIFGEGKEAQVFFAPGRVNLIGEHTDYNGGHVFPCALTIGTYAAARKRDDKTLRVYSMNFEHLGVINANITNLEYKKEDDWANYPKSMYWALKEKGYTAEQGMDILYFGNIPNASGLSSSASLEVLTGYIIKEFMGFDISLIDLALVSQFAENNFIGVNCGIMDQFSVAMGKKEHAIFLDTSNLSYEYAPIKLQSAKIIIACSNKKRGLGDSKYNERRKECEDALEALQSILKIQSLGDLSEAEFEKHKDIIGDKIRIKRAKHAVYENQRTIKAVAALKAKDVTAFGQLMNASHVSLRDDYEVTGIELDTLVETAWGLDGVLGSRMTGAGFGGCTVSIVMDDKVDDFIEKVGKTYEDKIGYKADFYVVDIGDGPKKL; encoded by the coding sequence ATGAAGGAGAAATTGTTACAGGAATTTGCTAAAATATTTGGCGAAGGTAAAGAAGCACAAGTCTTTTTTGCACCGGGAAGGGTAAATCTTATCGGTGAACATACTGATTATAACGGAGGCCACGTATTTCCCTGTGCATTGACCATCGGAACCTATGCTGCGGCCAGAAAAAGGGACGATAAGACACTGCGGGTTTATTCCATGAATTTTGAACACCTTGGAGTTATAAATGCAAATATTACAAATCTAGAATATAAAAAAGAAGATGACTGGGCCAATTATCCCAAAAGCATGTACTGGGCATTAAAAGAAAAAGGCTACACGGCAGAACAGGGTATGGATATACTATATTTTGGTAATATACCCAATGCCTCCGGACTTTCCTCTTCAGCTTCATTAGAAGTTTTAACCGGTTACATTATAAAAGAGTTTATGGGATTTGACATCTCACTAATTGATTTAGCTCTGGTAAGTCAATTTGCAGAAAACAACTTTATCGGGGTCAATTGTGGCATTATGGATCAGTTCTCTGTTGCCATGGGTAAAAAAGAGCATGCTATTTTTTTAGATACCAGCAATCTTTCTTATGAATATGCACCGATAAAATTACAATCAGCCAAAATAATCATTGCTTGCAGCAACAAAAAACGCGGTCTTGGTGATTCAAAATATAACGAAAGAAGAAAAGAATGTGAAGATGCTCTGGAAGCGTTGCAGTCGATTCTAAAAATTCAAAGTCTTGGTGATTTAAGTGAAGCAGAATTTGAAAAGCATAAAGATATTATAGGTGATAAAATTCGTATAAAACGTGCCAAACATGCAGTCTATGAAAATCAAAGAACCATAAAGGCAGTAGCAGCATTAAAGGCAAAGGATGTTACAGCCTTTGGACAGCTAATGAATGCTTCCCATGTTTCCTTAAGAGATGATTATGAGGTAACCGGTATCGAACTGGATACTCTGGTTGAGACTGCCTGGGGACTTGATGGTGTGCTTGGTTCACGTATGACAGGAGCAGGCTTTGGAGGTTGTACGGTAAGCATTGTTATGGATGATAAGGTGGATGATTTTATTGAGAAGGTTGGTAAAACCTATGAAGACAAAATTGGGTATAAAGCAGATTTTTATGTAGTTGATATTGGGGACGGTCCTAAAAAATTATAA
- a CDS encoding ArsR/SmtB family transcription factor: MKKNIQLNLDDTKQLALLAKALSSEIRLEILRLLCRYDLNINEIAEILKLPQSSAAAHVKALEEAGLIATTLLPAVRGSMKVCSKNLDALSIDLCADIGDEMEIINMPIGNFVDYYVEPTCGIVSEKGHIDEEDEPRCFYNPNRTKAKLLWFGKGYLEYRFPNHVLTNRKEKRLELSMELCSEDHEYNLDFPSDITVWINGLEAGTFRCPSDYGGRRGKLNPAWWPDKNTQYGDLKTWKLTEQGTYIDEEKVSDSCIQDYRLSEKAYISVRIGIKEDAKHAGGVNLFGSGFGDYSQDIRMKVFF; the protein is encoded by the coding sequence TTGAAAAAGAACATTCAACTGAATTTGGATGATACAAAACAATTGGCACTCCTGGCGAAGGCCCTGTCCTCGGAGATTAGACTTGAAATATTAAGGTTACTTTGCAGGTATGACCTAAACATTAATGAGATAGCAGAAATACTGAAACTTCCCCAATCCTCGGCAGCAGCTCACGTAAAAGCACTTGAAGAAGCAGGATTAATCGCAACCACTCTGCTTCCTGCGGTAAGGGGTTCAATGAAGGTATGCAGCAAGAATCTTGATGCCTTAAGCATTGATTTGTGTGCAGATATCGGTGACGAGATGGAGATTATAAATATGCCTATCGGTAACTTTGTAGACTACTATGTTGAGCCAACCTGCGGTATTGTAAGTGAGAAAGGGCATATAGATGAAGAAGATGAACCCCGGTGCTTTTATAACCCTAATCGGACAAAAGCAAAATTATTGTGGTTTGGAAAGGGATATTTAGAATACCGTTTTCCCAATCATGTCTTGACAAATCGCAAAGAAAAAAGGCTGGAATTATCTATGGAACTCTGTTCGGAGGATCATGAATATAATCTTGATTTTCCCTCGGATATAACCGTATGGATTAATGGATTAGAAGCTGGAACATTTAGGTGCCCCAGTGATTATGGCGGTAGAAGAGGCAAGTTAAATCCAGCCTGGTGGCCGGATAAGAATACCCAGTATGGGGATTTAAAGACTTGGAAATTAACCGAACAGGGCACTTATATTGATGAGGAAAAAGTAAGTGATTCATGCATTCAGGACTACCGATTGTCAGAGAAGGCTTATATATCCGTACGAATTGGTATTAAAGAGGATGCAAAACATGCAGGAGGGGTCAACCTGTTTGGCAGCGGCTTTGGTGACTATTCGCAGGATATCCGCATGAAGGTGTTTTTTTAA